The window GGCACCTGGATCGTCCACCGGCGGCTGATCGTCCTTAGATTCCATCTGCCCTTCATCCCCCCGATCCCCGCCCCCATGGTGCAACCGGAGCAGGTCAAGGACGCCATTCGCCGCGCGCTTCCCGATGCCGCCGTGGAGGTCGAGGATCTCACCGGCGGTGGCGATCACCTGCAGGTGAAGGTCGTGTCCGGCGCCTTCGCCGGGCTCAACCGGGTGCGGCAGCACCAGCTTGTCTACGGCGCCCTGCGCAGCGAACTGGCCAGCGAGGCCATCCATGCCCTGGCGGTGCAGACCGCCCTCCCCTCCTGATTTCCATCCCCGATTCCGTCACCATGGACGCCAGCACCCGTCAACGCATCGACGACCTGATCACGACCAGCCCCGTGGTGGTCTTCATGAAGGGCAACAAGTTGATGCCTCAGTGTGGATTCTCTAACAATGTGGTCCAGATCCTGCAGTCCCTGGGTGTGCCTTTCGAGACGTTCGATGTTCTCTCCGACATGGAGATCCGCCAGGGGATCAAGGAGTTTTCCGATTGGCCCACGATCCCCCAGGTGTACGTCAAAGGGGAGTTTCTGGGCGGCTCCGACATCCTGATCGAGATGTACAACAGCGGCGAACTGCGAGAAAAGCTGGAAGTGGCCCTGGCGTCGTAATCCCTTCCCTGGCGGGCCCTGTTCAGCGGGCCGCTCAGTAGCGGCTCGTTTCCATCAGCAGGCGGGGTTGGCCGTCGGGACCCATAAAGCTGGAAGGGTCCTGGATCCAGCGATCAATCAGTTCCTCCAGCCGCCTCTGGGAATGGTGATCCAGCACGGCCGTGCGGCGCAGCGCATGCAGGTACCCGTCTGCGTACAGCCGCAGCTCGGAGGGTCCGTGATGACGATCGGAAAGGTCCTGGCAGGCGTCGCACAGGGACTGGAAGTGTCGGATCGCGTCGGGATGTTGAAGTGCTGTCATGGCTGGGGTGAGGCCCCTGGCGTCATTGTGGCGGCAAGAGCCGGCAGATGCTCCCATCCTGCCGTGCCGCGACCGCGTTTCGGGAGCAGACAGTTGACAAGGCATCGCCCCTCACCGGCGTCCACGCACATTTCCAGTTAGCGTTGTCTCACTCAATCGGCTGTCGGCACTTCCGCTTCTGATTTCATCGTGACGCCGAGGAGATGCCCGTGGCCCTGGACAAACTGACCGACCCCGGAGGTACCCCACGCAGGGTGCTCGTCGTCGACCCCCACGCGACCCTGCGCACGGTTCTCGCCCAGCGCCTTCGTCAGGATGGTCATCTGGCTGCAGCGGTGGCCACGGCCCGTGAAGCCCTGGAGATCTGCCAGGAGCAATCCCCTGATCTGCTGGTGAGCGCCGAGCTGCTGGAGGAAACCTCAGCTCTGCGCCTCGCGGCCCAACTGCACTGCCAGGTAATGGTGCTCACGGCCCGTTCCGGTTCCGAGCCCGTGGTGGCCCTTCTGGATGCCGGCGCCGATGACGTGCTGCGCAAGCCTTTCGGTCTTGAGGAGCTGGCCGCCCGTTGCCGCACATTGCTGCGTCGCAGTGGCAGCGGCCTGCAGGAGCGCGTCTGCGTCGGACCCCTGGAGGTCCACCTGCTGCTGCGCCAAGTCACCCTGCGCGACCAGCCTGTGGAGTTGAGCCCACGGGAGTTCGCCCTCCTTTGCGCCCTGCTGATGCCCCCCGGGGTGGTGCGCAGCCGCCAGGAACTGCTGCGCATGGCCTGGCCGCCCTTCAGTGGCGGACCCCGCTCGGTGGACACCCAGGTGCTGACCCTGCGCCGCAAACTTGAGCAGGCGGG is drawn from Cyanobium sp. AMD-g and contains these coding sequences:
- a CDS encoding BolA family protein, producing the protein MVQPEQVKDAIRRALPDAAVEVEDLTGGGDHLQVKVVSGAFAGLNRVRQHQLVYGALRSELASEAIHALAVQTALPS
- the grxD gene encoding Grx4 family monothiol glutaredoxin, with the translated sequence MDASTRQRIDDLITTSPVVVFMKGNKLMPQCGFSNNVVQILQSLGVPFETFDVLSDMEIRQGIKEFSDWPTIPQVYVKGEFLGGSDILIEMYNSGELREKLEVALAS
- a CDS encoding DUF6761 family protein: MTALQHPDAIRHFQSLCDACQDLSDRHHGPSELRLYADGYLHALRRTAVLDHHSQRRLEELIDRWIQDPSSFMGPDGQPRLLMETSRY
- a CDS encoding response regulator transcription factor, which encodes MPVALDKLTDPGGTPRRVLVVDPHATLRTVLAQRLRQDGHLAAAVATAREALEICQEQSPDLLVSAELLEETSALRLAAQLHCQVMVLTARSGSEPVVALLDAGADDVLRKPFGLEELAARCRTLLRRSGSGLQERVCVGPLEVHLLLRQVTLRDQPVELSPREFALLCALLMPPGVVRSRQELLRMAWPPFSGGPRSVDTQVLTLRRKLEQAGLGEGGAIETMRQQGYRFSLDTLPETSEEVGGGAGSGLLLTSPSSSSRLS